The nucleotide sequence ctGTGCATTATGCGCTCGAGCGGAAAGTAGATTCAAATGAGCAGCTTCCTTTTGAGGAATGAAGGATGCCTCAGTGCCTTGTTGCCACTGTAGCTGTGAGTGTAGTTGTAGTGGCAgacatctgttttcttatttttaatattattattatttttaggttttgactTAAACCAACCCTTGTCCGCctaattaacctttttttattgtctgacaCCAGATCTCACAGGgacaaacacagcaacagtatCTAAGCAAGGGATTAGGCTGCATGTGCTCAGAGGGGTGGTGGGATTTGGTTAACCAGCCGTAACGTTGTGGATGTCTGCAACTCTTGCATCTCCAGTTACGGCCCTGTTTGCCATGCCCCTCTCACCTCTGGTTTCTTGCCCCAGGTACGGTCCACAGTGAGCgactttgctgttttcctcaccATCGTCATCATGGTGCTGCTTGACTTCGTGGTTGGGATCCCATCGCCGAAGCTCCACGTCCCCCACGCGTTCAAGGTAATGGGGTGTTTCGGCACGTGGGGGTGCCACAAGGTGATGCCGGGGCAGGGCAAGGCTGagtctggaggagatgctggtggtgtgaccatctcctcttccacctccaagTGCCTTGCTTCCTTCTGGAAACGAGAAGATGGCCCCCAAACTAGATACCTAGAGGAGAAGTATCTAGAGGTGCTTGCAAAGAGGACACTGGCACTGCTGAAGCCCACGGGAGAGGGTGACatgaaggcagggctgggaggtgctCTGACACAGGGACGTAGGGGAAAATGAAAGCCAGCGGAGTGCCTGGGCTGGGAGACGATGCTGATGTGTGGGCTTTGTTGCAGCCTACCAGAGACGACCGTGGGTGGTTCATCAACCCCATAGGACCCAACCCTTGGTGGACGGTGTTGGCTGCGCtcgtcccagctctgctctgcaccatcTTGATATTCATGGACCAGCAGATCAGTGCCGTTATTGTGAACAGGAAGGAGCACAAGCTGAAGGTAAGGGGCTGCAAGAGatgaccccagccccagccccttctgGGCTGCAGGTCTGGGGAGAAGCTCTTAATCCCAATGCTTTCTGAAGGCATTGGTCTGGGACATTGCGTGGCAGGATGCTCTCCTGGCTTAATGATGATGCAGGGAGCAAGTGACAGGGCAGTTCAGATGAGCAACCTTTTGGAGGAGCAAATTAATCTTGGAGCAATATAGAAGCgcgcttttgttttaaaatggcagcagcagctgcggggAATGAATTGTTTTGATGCGCTGCCAGGGATAACTCAGAGTCACACCTTCCTTGCAAGTGGTAGAATTTTCTTTGTGagtgaaaaaaaatggtttggtggttttgggttgggtgttttttttttttttggagaagtatGTATCGCACAAGCTCCCCATATCCATTGTGTCTGAACTCCTGCCAGATTGTCATGCCAGGTGCTTGTGCAAAGCCTGCATACACCCttagttgtttccatttcttgttttaaattctgaagaagTTGCCTTGTGCTCGAGCAGGGTTTGAGTCTGACTTGCGACGTTGTCCTTGCTCTTGTGCTATGGGatgctctgtttcttgttttcctgcctgcagaaaggaTGCGGGTACCACCTGGACCTTTTCATGGTGGCCGTGATGCTCGGGGTGTGCTCTGTGATGGGGCTGCCCTGGTTTGTGGCTGCGACCGTGCTGTCCATCACCCACGTGAATAGCCTCAAAGTAGAGTCTGACTGCTCAGCTCCAGGAGAACAACCCAAGTTTCTGGGGATACGAGAGCAGAGAGTCACCGGCTTGCTGATCTTTGTGCTCATGGGCTGCTCCGTCTTCTTCACTTCCGTGTTAAAGGTGAGAGGAAAATGCAACCCACCCAACAACCATGAGCTTGTTGGAGGTTACAGAAAAACAGTCCCCTCTCTGCAGGCCTGAGGAGTTAGTTGTggagcggaggaggaggtgaTCCCAACCCTTGGGGCTTGACCCACGGTGGGAACCAGCCTCGGTTACGCTTTGCAGCCCTTCAGGCCCCCGTTTGGTGTGCTCGAGGCGAGCGAGCAATGCAACTGCTTTAATTTTGGGGTGTCTTTCAGGCCCACCCATGTTTATGGGTTACAGTTGAGCGTATTCAGACCAGCACATCTGCTCTCTTTCAAACAGGCAGCCCTTTACTGGTTGCAATTTGCTCCCCAAATGCCCCGCAACAGCCGTTCCCAGGAGCTAAACACACTCAAGTCATCCCCGTGGGCTTCCTTGCATGTTTCTCCCACAAAGTAATCTCGTCTCTAGGCTAAAAGGAGGCATGTGGCCTTTGCCTGTTGCCCCAAGAACAGGCAGAAGTGGTTTTCTACCACCACAGAATGCGGCATAGGGTAGCACGGGTGAAATGGCCTATTTTCCTCCAACCTTTCTGGAAAATAGGATTATTCTGATGAGAGGTAACTCCAAAGTTCAGCCTAAAGCAGAGCCTTAGCTCACTCGTGCGCACAAAATCTTTAATGGTTAAAATCTGACCCATCTCTAACCCTGAATGGAAACTGGAAAGCTTCAAGCAATTTTAGGCAGTGCCTTTGGAAGAGGGTggtaatactgaaaatgcaacacagaaaaagaaacgattgcattcttttttctttttcccccagtttataccaATGCCTGTGCTTTATGGCGTCTTTCTCTACATGGGTGTGTCGTCGCTCAGAGGAATTCAGGTATGGACTCTTTTACAGCGTGCAGCATGTCGGCTCCCTGGTATTTTGTCTCCgtagcagcagggaaaaaagcagtggCATGGGAGAAACTTCTCCCAGAGCAAGCAATGAAActcttttgtgtaagaaaaagatCGGTGGAGGCACAGGAGGTATATAGGGCTGGGAGGACCAGGCAAGTTCAGCGCGCTCTGTTTCAGGGTTTAGGGCAGGTCAGTGTTTGGTTACGTGAAAGCGGGGGAATTCAGTGCAAAGGGAAGGCAGTTTCTACCACTGGTGGAAATCCTCGCTGGGGGATTCAGTGGGCCAAGAAATGCTAATAATGGAATGAGGTGGAATAGTTGCCATTTGGTGGGCAGCTCTCAGGGGCAAGCCGGTTGATAGATGGAGCGAAGGGAAAAtgggtgctgctcccaggaggaacGTGGTGGGATCCAGGATTTCTGACGGCAAGCGAGATGCTGCAAACTGCCTCCACGTCTCGAGGGGGCCAGAAACTTTCTGCAGTCCCAAGGTGGCaagctttcccttttattttgcagttctttgatcGCTTGAAGCTGTTTTGGATGCCGGCGAAACACCAGCCGGATTTCATCTACCTGCGGCACGTGCCCTTGCGAAAGGTGCATTTCTTCACGGCGATCCAGCTGATCTGCCTCGTCCTGCTCTGGACCATCAAGGTGTCCCGTGCCGCCATCATCTTTCCCCTGATGGTAAGAGCTGCTGCCGCTCGGCAGCGGGGTGTTTGCAGCGTTGGAGTGAGAGGTAGCATCGTCTCTGAGCTCACCGCGTCTTCCCTCTGATTCGTGAAGGTTTTGGCTCTCGTCTTTGTCCGGAAAGCGATGGATTTCTGCTTCTCAAAGCGAGAGCTCGGCTTTCTGGATGACCTTAtgccagaaaggaagaagaagttgGACGATGGCAGAAATGAAGCCGGAGAAGAAGGAGAGGTAAGGCTTGCTGGGTCCTCGGGGCTGGACATCTCCCTCGGGCTGTGAGACTGCCTGTTTCTGTTACAGCTTGTCTGGAAACGTTGGGGGAAGATCAGCACTCGATCGAAATAGATCCCAATAGCCTGGATCCCGCGTTGTAACCTTTGTTTCCTCCATTAGCAGTGAGCTGAACACTTGAATAcaggtgtaatttttaaaacgAGTCATTTTCCCCAAAGGtcattatcgttattattattattattagatggtgatgctgctgctgctgctggcaagatTTGCTCATAATGGTGTTTTGAACACACAATCCCCCTGCCCCGAAATCTTTGGAGTGAACGGTTTTTACCCTGCTGCACTAATACCTATAGCTGCCAAGGGGCAGAAGGGGAGGGCAGACTGCTAAGTTTGTGCTGGGCCTTCAGCTTATCTCCACTTTGACCAAAGACAGAGAACATGATTTGTCCCTTTTTATGTCAGGAGTCCCAGAAGgcgctggaagctgctgctgctgcaagttcAGTTCAGCTGAGCGTGGGGAAGACCAGTGACGTGGATATCGCAAAGCAACGCAGTGACAAGTAAAGCCCCACGGAGCGCCAGGACCCCCAGCAAGATGAGGTTGAAGGTGTTTGGCACAGTTTTCTCCACTTGCCTCTTTGTGGGGCATCCCACAGAAACCAGCAGGCAGCTTGGTGGGAAAACCAAATTtgggggcagggctgcaggaggtgatcGCAGGGCTCTGACCCCAAGCAGAGTGGCTGCAGCGCTCGCATTTGACCCCCAAACCTTGCATCATCAGTGCCTTTACGGTAGCTGGAGATCCTCGTACTTAAACATGAGGAGTTGCAGGCGTGATCTGTAGCAGCAGTGGCTTAGGAACCCAGACCGGGGCTAAACCCCAGCAAGAgcctttgcacagagctgttgctctgcagctccccggcTTGCCTCCCAAAACTCCTCATCCAGCAAAACCTCCCACGCTTATGCGGAGCTTTGACTCTCGGGGCCCCGCTGTTCCTCTTGCTGATGCTAATGCCCTTGGTGGCATCAGTTCCCATAATCACGGATtgctatgtaaaatatttattgcaggaCTGATCCTTCTGAGATGATTATCCTGGATGAAATGTCACAAACGCCCGTATGGAAGGCTCTCACTTTGAAGACAGAAACCCTTTGAATCcagggaggaaaaaggtaaaGGATTGCACATGAACGTGACCGTGCTCCTCTGCAAGCGACGGCGCACGCCTACGCTTTTCCCGTGCTTTGGCCGGCAAGGCTGAGCAAACGGCCTGTCCCTGGGAACAGGCAGTGAGGACCGTGGCATGCaaaccagctcctctctgctggggtgGTCCCCCGAACAGGGCGgaatcagcagcagctggcaggtctTCCACTGATGATgctctgcctctttttctcttcccttcgcCCTTCCCCACTCCCGCTTTTCACATTTAGGAATCTTGACTTTGAAGGAGAGGAGTGAGAGCGTGACTCGGGGATGTGCCAACGCAGACAGAGGGAGAAAGCGCTTTGTTTCAGTTGGAGGATTCCCATTAAAGCcatgcagatgttttcagttatccTTGGTGTGCTTCAGGCATTCAGTATCCCTAAACCAGCAAGCTGAGGTGAACGTCACAGTCAATGGGAGTTCGGTGGTGCTAAGTCTGTGTGCGTACGTGCGTGTGGGGGTGTGGGTTTGCAGTGGTAGAGGGACTGCTACCGCTTTATCCTTCAGTGCTCTTCTTTTAATAcctaattcctcctcttttttttttttcttttttccaaatgtaaactGGGAATGTCCAAAATCATCTTCTGTTATATTTGATGccttctccactttcttcttcatcacgACCAGGTTTTTGGTCTGGTTTGGGGTCCTGGCTTTAATTCGCTCTTATGTCTCTTACTGGTACGAGAGGGATGCCCTCTGTGGCAGGGCAGCATAGAGAGCGTCCGAGCAGCTGGCctaaggtgaaagaaaagcatttgctccCTGCGCTCCAGTTTTACCTCTCTtggttggtttggattttttttttttcgctttggctctgccatcagcctgggagctgcaaaatgcagaactgccaccttcttGTCCCCTGGCTGTAAACTGCATCTAAGGGAGCACTTCAGGTATTTGATTTTGAATACACCGTAGGGTCACAGGAGCGGCCAGATGAGACCTGGGGCTCTGTGTCCCTGGGCTGCCCCCTCTGTCGttcctccactttccttctgtattgggtctggctgagttGGAGTTCCTTTACCCcctagcagccctcgtagtgctgtgctctgtactggtagctagaaagcTGTTGATAACCCAGCAGTGTTTTGGccatggctgagcagtgctggcacagcatcaaggccgtCTCTCTaacattccccccctccccagtaggctgggggtgggcaagatcttgggaggcgGCGTAGCCAGGAAGAAGGCATACAGGCAGCAAGAAGAGGCATATAGGTAGCAAGTAAATCTGaggtcccttcagatgctgggaaccctgcCTTCATGCAGCATTGGGCAGACCCCAGGTGGATTTTCCCTTGGCACACTGTACAGATCCTGCCTGTGGAGAAGTTCCTCCTTTTTGGTCATTCACGGTGTTATACaacttttcttagaagaaaacaactctattcatgaAGGATGTTCACACGCGGACTTCTTGCTGCGCTTCAGATAACGGCAGGGCCGCGCAGGTGGCGTAAGCGCTGGTAccaagcaggagctgcctggaggCTCCTCTGTTACAGTCAACCAGCTCCGTTTATCCTGCAGCCAAGGGACACGTGTAGggacacagcctgaaggccatgCTGTGCGTACAGCGCAGCACAGACCTGCACCCGCTCAGGTTAACTGTTAGGTGGATCCCTAACTGCGGGAGGTACAGTGATCTCCCAGTCAGGATCTCTGCGCCAGGCTGTTAAACTGCAGGGTAACTCGGGAACCAGAGAAGGTCCAGATCTGGAGGGGATGGTTAACCTGTGGTTACAGGGCCTCACGTTGAACCTCCTCTAAGCTCGTCCTGTGCTTACAGGGTTCTTGAGCCTCTCGGGCATCTCCCAGACTGCCCGGTTACTCCCAGCTCCCTCGTTCCTGcgttcccctccctgcctgcctgcccgccccactttggcccctgcagcagcactcaGCTGAGCACCCTCCGTTGCTCCTGGGGAAAAAGCGTCCTCCTTGCTCTCCGTGGCGTTCCCCCAGCACACGGTGCTGTAGCAAGGACAAGGCAGTCAGATACAGACACAGCCTGTTGAACAGAGCGTCCTGCACGCAGTGCTTCCGATAGAGCAGCTCAGGAGCAAGGAGGTGAGCTAGGTGTGCTGCCTCTCACAAAGAGCATTTTACATCAGCGACCTTCCCCGTTGGAccctctgctgcctctcttttTCCCGGTGTTGTAGGTGTTAGGTTGTGTGGTTCAAGGCTCGTCTCCACAAACACAGAGGAGGACCAAGGAGCAATGGCAGGCAGGGGAACCCCAGTGACCTAGGCAGAGGCAAGGGAGCACCCTGCTGTGGCTtttcccagggctgtcccaggacagGGATGGACCACGTTGTCTGGGTATGAGGCTCACCAGACAAGTATTGACTCTCCCTTGCTCACCTCACAGGCTGACGGGGGGAATGCGCTTCTGTGGCCATGCCCTGCCTCTGAAGCCCGGCCGTAGACAAAAAACTGGCTGAAACTGTGAATGTTCCCAGGCAACACGTGACTGGGTGCACGTGTGTGGCAAGGTCTGTGCGTGTGAATGTCTGAAACTGAATTCTGAGCCATCAAGCAGAAGCCTGCTTCTTGCTACACGCAACCAGCGTGGGCTGGTTGTACATTTGGGTAACACCTGGAATAAGCAAAAGTGGCATGTCCCGAATCCTACAGTTAATAAAGAGCTAGGAGACAGAACCCTTAATTAGGAGGCTGATCAGGCATTGTACTGCTCACATAGACAACTTAGATTGGGAAAACTGGGGACGTGGGGTTCcagaaagaagaggtggtggcaaaaagaagggttcccagaaagaagaagggatctcgaaaagaagaaggggacccaggaaggaaaaggtgaagatCCTGGCTGGAGGAAATATCCTGGAAGTGGCGGAAGATCTTGGAGACCAGAGAGCCGCGTGGAGACAAGTgccaggggatgcccagggaccTTGACCAGCACCCTGCAAAACTGGTAACGGCGAGCGGCCGCGCAGCAGGAACCGAGGGGACGTTCTGCCTGACCTTCCCGGACCTGCAGTAGcctccctgctgggaaggggagttGGATCAAGCAACTGCAGGATTCAGTAGGAATGCATTTCACTAAGGTAAAGAGGACACAGCAGTGGATTGGAAATGCTGGTTGGTTTAATGGTAAAACTGGAATTATTCTGTGAACTGTGCATTCCTTTTAATATggacttaatttaaaatagctgctttgaAGTTGTTCTGACTTCACCTTAATCGACACCTGCAATCttcatcatcttattttctccaacagcaaaaccaccccctgcccctccccaccccctgcaaaaaaaccccaaaaccaagccaggaaaaaaaagacttcgAGGGCAAGCTAGGCAGCAAAGTTGTGCGAGATTGGTCAAACTGCTCAAAGTTTGCAGAGAGCTTGGAGCTTGCAATTCAGATGTACgtctgtagtgggttgaccctggctggatgccaggtgcccaccaaagccgctctatccctcccccttcttaactggacagggggaagaaaatataaccaaaggctcgtgggtcaagataaggacagtttaataaactgaaagccaaggtcgcgcgcgaaagcaaagaaaaacaaatgatattattctctacttcccatcagcaggcgatgtctagccacttcctgggaagcagggcttcagtacgcgtagtggttgctcctgaagacaaaaaatgccccccttccgtctccctttacttagcttttatgtctgagctgacgtcatatggtatggaatatctgtttggttagtttaggtcagctgtcctggttatgtcccctcccgagatctcgccctgccccagcctgccgttgaggggggggcaaaaatgttggagagacagccttgatgctgtgccagcactgctcagcagtagccaaaacactggtgtgttatcaacacctttctagctactgatgcagagcacagtgctatgagggctgctatggggagtattaactccatctcagccagacccaacacAACGTCGCTCGGCATGGTGAGGGTAGTACGCACCTTTCACTGGAGTCAGagggaaaaacagggagaagggagctgcagcGTAAAGAGTAAAGGACACAGCATTCTTaggaaaactctcctttttctttccttttccttgctccttcccttccagatCTCCGCGGTGGCAGTTTGTgctgcctcacctccagcacagcgtGCAGAATGAAACGACTGTCACAGAATTCATCCTCCTGGGGttctgcagcaccccagccctgcagcgctgcctctttggccttttctctgccctctgctctgccactCTGATGGGAAACGCACTTGTCTTTCTGCTTATCTGCCTGGA is from Harpia harpyja isolate bHarHar1 chromosome Z, bHarHar1 primary haplotype, whole genome shotgun sequence and encodes:
- the LOC128136621 gene encoding electroneutral sodium bicarbonate exchanger 1-like, producing MKSVPVPSSSLWPFAGLTPFEVSLVQLLLLIKYKSPLAGAVTGSWILDQDPQNPLAVRGFRAARALPLCPDALFLQECRYLHGEFQGPACGRDGPYTPDVFFWCCILFFATFALSSFLKKFKTSRYFPTRVRSTVSDFAVFLTIVIMVLLDFVVGIPSPKLHVPHAFKPTRDDRGWFINPIGPNPWWTVLAALVPALLCTILIFMDQQISAVIVNRKEHKLKKGCGYHLDLFMVAVMLGVCSVMGLPWFVAATVLSITHVNSLKVESDCSAPGEQPKFLGIREQRVTGLLIFVLMGCSVFFTSVLKFIPMPVLYGVFLYMGVSSLRGIQFFDRLKLFWMPAKHQPDFIYLRHVPLRKVHFFTAIQLICLVLLWTIKVSRAAIIFPLMVLALVFVRKAMDFCFSKRELGFLDDLMPERKKKLDDGRNEAGEEGEESQKALEAAAAASSVQLSVGKTSDVDIAKQRSDKTDPSEMIILDEMSQTPVWKALTLKTETL